The following proteins come from a genomic window of Frankia casuarinae:
- a CDS encoding PH domain-containing protein gives MHDALLPDPAQWRVLPPGLRRLRRALLIVGAVPVVALTLLITAAFGGWPWILITVAPILVTGWLWRSIGLRWQAWRYAEREDDLLISRGVLTRRLIVVPYGRMQLVDVTAGPLARRFGIAKVQLHTAAADSDAIIPGLAPDEAARLRDALTERGEARSAGL, from the coding sequence ATGCACGACGCTCTTCTGCCGGATCCCGCGCAGTGGCGGGTCCTGCCACCGGGCCTACGGCGGCTTCGACGGGCGCTCCTGATCGTGGGAGCCGTCCCGGTGGTGGCGCTCACCCTGCTGATCACGGCGGCGTTCGGCGGCTGGCCCTGGATACTGATCACGGTGGCGCCAATCCTCGTGACGGGCTGGCTCTGGCGCTCGATCGGCCTCCGCTGGCAGGCCTGGCGCTATGCCGAGCGGGAGGACGATCTCCTGATCAGCCGCGGGGTGCTGACGCGTCGCCTGATCGTGGTGCCGTATGGCCGGATGCAGCTCGTCGACGTCACCGCCGGACCACTGGCGCGCCGCTTCGGCATCGCCAAGGTGCAGCTGCACACCGCGGCCGCGGACAGCGATGCCATCATCCCCGGCCTGGCCCCGGACGAGGCCGCGCGGCTGCGTGACGCGCTCACCGAACGCGGTGAAGCCCGGTCGGCCGGGCTGTGA